A window from Drosophila nasuta strain 15112-1781.00 chromosome 3, ASM2355853v1, whole genome shotgun sequence encodes these proteins:
- the LOC132788372 gene encoding serine/threonine-protein kinase BRSK1 isoform X4, producing the protein MQKENNVTAENCQFVGPYRLEKTLGKGQTGLVKLGVHCVIGKKVAIKIINREKLSESVLMKVEREIAIMKLIDHPHVLGLSDVYENKKYLYLILEHVSGGELFDYLVKKGRLTPKEARKFFRQIISALDFCHSHSICHRDLKPENLLLDEKNNIKIADFGMASLQPAGSMLETSCGSPHYACPEVIRGEKYDGRKADVWSCGVILYALLVGALPFDDDNLRQLLEKVKRGVFHIPHFVPPDCQSLLRGMIEVNPDRRLTLAEINRHPWVTAGGKGELELELPMMEVVQTHVIPTANAVDPDVLNAICSLGCFKEKDKLIQELLSASHNTEKVIYFLLLERKRRRPALEDDEEIAQKSRSELDAVDPPRKRLDKCRINGTNAPSYGQISEGSPLTPRRQAFNFRSYSSTRNHQRRSPTTVSSSVRSSSYHSPTRCNSPMSSAQQQANAISRPSSPAAGTRHSTYGDRERSGSVHHPSVSRTPSHSSQKSIEGDVVVVREPRLERRDSSRQTQDRSGGGSMRDRDRDRDRDRSDRSDRGDCVGPPPGSPGGNSGSNSSAASPSVHHRANSVVNPNGSPMMNNSNPGMPGSPCNTPGGQLWKTRLTNIKNSFLGSPRFHRRKMQVSADEVHLTPESSPELTKRSWFGNLITTEKDETFTILVKGKPIATVKAHLIHAFLSMAELSHSVVSPTSFRVEYKRNGNGPVMFQRHVKFQVDISAICKQGDIADMLFALTFTLLSGNIRRFRRICEHIQSQVCSKRFPGPSSPPTVTSVTQAVSESSSCGSVSSERLSYKRQVIENDLENDSIFSYKSGNGRRASTTNNNNANPVDIPGSPIAVRSNSETAEHERNREMQSERQATTMSGSAIA; encoded by the exons atgcaaaaggaGAACAATGTGACGGCAGAGAACTGCCAATTCGTTGGCCCCTATCGCCTCGAAAAAACCCTCGGCAAGGGTCAAACGG GACTTGTCAAGCTGGGCGTGCACTGTGTGATTGGCAAGAAGGTGGCTATTAAAATAATCAATCGCGAGAAACTCAGCGAATCGGTGCTAATGAAG GTTGAACGTGAAATTGCCATCATGAAACTAATCGATCATCCGCACGTGCTCGGTCTGAGCGATGTGTATGagaataagaaatatttgtatctaATATTGGAGCACGTATCTGGCGGAGAACTCTTCGATTATCTGGTTAAAAAGGGACGCCTCACGCCCAAGGAGGCGCGCAAATTCTTCAGGCAAATCATCTCAGCGTTGGATTTCTGTCATTCACACTCCATATG TCATCGTGACTTGAAGCCCGAGAACTTGCTGCTGGACGAGAAGAATAATATCAAGATAGCGGACTTTGGCATGGCCTCATTGCAGCCAGCGGGCAGCATGTTGGAGACATCATGCGGTTCACCACATTACGCCTGCCCAGAGGTCATTCGG GGTGAGAAATACGATGGACGGAAGGCGGATGTGTGGTCATGTGGTGTCATACTGTATGCACTGCTGGTGGGTGCGTTGCCCTTCGACGACGACAACTTGCGACAGCTGTTGGAGAAAGTCAAGCGCGGCGTCTTTCACATACCGCATTTTGTGCCGCCCGATTGCCAGAGTCTGTTGCGTGGCATGATTGAAGTGAATCCGGACAGACGTCTAACG TTGGCCGAAATAAATCGCCATCCCTGGGTCACGGCTGGAGGCAAAGGTGAattggagctggagctgccCATGATGGAGGTGGTGCAAACACATGTCATACCCACAGCAAACGCTGTCGATCCCGATGTGCTCAATGCCATTTGCTCGTTGGGCTGCTTCAAGGAGAAGGACAAGCTCATCCAGGAGTTGCTGAGTGCCAG TCACAACACCGAAAAGGTCATTTACTTTCTGCTGCTAGAGCGCAAGCGACGTCGGCCAGCACTTGAGGATGATGAGGAGATTGCACAGAAGTCACGCAGCGAACTGGACGCTGTGGATCCGCCGCGAAAGCGTCTTGACAAGTGCCGCATCAATGGCACCAATGCGCCCAGTTATGGCCAGATCTCCGAGGGTTCACCGCTCACGCCGCGACGACAGGCTTTCAA CTTCCGCTCGTACAGCAGCACACGTAACCACCAGCGACGTTCGCCCACAACGGTGTCGTCCTCGGTGCGCAGCTCCTCATATCACAGCCCGACGCGCTGCAACTCACCGATGAGCTCGGCACAGCAGCAGGCAAACGCCATATCGCGACCATCGTCGCCAGCGGCGGGCACTCGTCACTCCACCTATGGGGATCGTGAGCGTTCGGGTTCGGTGCATCATCCGTCGGTCAGTCGAACGCCATCGCACAGTTCACAGAAGAGCATCGAAGGCGACGTTGTGGTCGTCAGAGAGCCACGTTTGGAGCGTCGCGACTCATCGCGCCAGACGCAGGATCGAAGTGGTGGCGGCTCCATGCGCGATCGGGATCGGGATCGTGATCGTGACCGTAGCGATCGCAGTGATCGTGGCGATTGTGTGGGTCCACCGCCTGGCAGTCCTGGTGGCAATTCGGGCAGCAATTCATCGGCTGCGTCGCCATCGGTGCATCATCGCGCCAACTCAG TTGTGAATCCTAATGGCTCGCCAATGATGAATAATAGCAATCCTGGCATGCCCGGCTCACCTTGCAACACGCCTGGCGGGCAGCTCTGGAAGACGCGACTCACGAACATCAAGAATAGCTTTTTGGGCAGCCCACGTTTCCATCGCAGAAAAATGCAAG TCTCCGCCGATGAGGTGCATTTAACGCCGGAATCGTCGCCAGAGTTGACCAAACGTTCCTGGTTTGGCAACTTGATAACCACAGAAAAAGACGAAACCTTTACCATATTGGTCAAGGGTAAACCCATTGCCACAGTCAAAGCGCATTTGATACACGCATTTTTATCC atGGCTGAACTATCGCATAGTGTAGTTTCACCCACCTCGTTCCGTGTGGAATACAAACGCAATGGCAATGGACCAGTGATGTTTCAGCGGCATGTCAAATTTCAG GTTGACATTAGCGCCATTTGCAAACAAGGTGATATTGCGGATATGCTATTCGCTCTAACGTTTACACTGCTATCAG GCAACATACGCCGTTTTCGCCGTATTTGCGAGCACATACAGTCGCAGGTGTGTTCGAAGCGTTTTCCGGGTCCCAGCAGTCCACCAACCGTAACCTCAGTTACCCAGGCGGTCTCCGAGAGCTCCTCATGTGGTTCGGTGTCCAGCGAACGTTTGTCCTATAAGCGACAGGTG atTGAAAACGATTTGGAAAATGATTCGATATTCTCATACAAGTCAGGCAATGGACGTCGGGCATCGACGACGAACAACAATAATGCCAATCCCGTTGATATTCCAGGCAGTCCCATTGCAGTGCGTTCAAA CAGCGAGACAGCTGAACATGAACGCAACCGTGAAATGCAGAGTGAGCGACAGGCGACAACGATGTCCGGTAGTGCAATCGCATGA
- the LOC132788372 gene encoding serine/threonine-protein kinase BRSK1 isoform X2 has translation MQKENNVTAENCQFVGPYRLEKTLGKGQTGLVKLGVHCVIGKKVAIKIINREKLSESVLMKVEREIAIMKLIDHPHVLGLSDVYENKKYLYLILEHVSGGELFDYLVKKGRLTPKEARKFFRQIISALDFCHSHSICHRDLKPENLLLDEKNNIKIADFGMASLQPAGSMLETSCGSPHYACPEVIRGEKYDGRKADVWSCGVILYALLVGALPFDDDNLRQLLEKVKRGVFHIPHFVPPDCQSLLRGMIEVNPDRRLTLAEINRHPWVTAGGKGELELELPMMEVVQTHVIPTANAVDPDVLNAICSLGCFKEKDKLIQELLSASHNTEKVIYFLLLERKRRRPALEDDEEIAQKSRSELDAVDPPRKRLDKCRINGTNAPSYGQISEGSPLTPRRQAFNFRSYSSTRNHQRRSPTTVSSSVRSSSYHSPTRCNSPMSSAQQQANAISRPSSPAAGTRHSTYGDRERSGSVHHPSVSRTPSHSSQKSIEGDVVVVREPRLERRDSSRQTQDRSGGGSMRDRDRDRDRDRSDRSDRGDCVGPPPGSPGGNSGSNSSAASPSVHHRANSGPTIAISMFHDPDSNSVVNPNGSPMMNNSNPGMPGSPCNTPGGQLWKTRLTNIKNSFLGSPRFHRRKMQVSADEVHLTPESSPELTKRSWFGNLITTEKDETFTILVKGKPIATVKAHLIHAFLSMAELSHSVVSPTSFRVEYKRNGNGPVMFQRHVKFQVDISAICKQGDIADMLFALTFTLLSGNIRRFRRICEHIQSQVCSKRFPGPSSPPTVTSVTQAVSESSSCGSVSSERLSYKRQVIENDLENDSIFSYKSGNGRRASTTNNNNANPVDIPGSPIAVRSNETAEHERNREMQSERQATTMSGSAIA, from the exons atgcaaaaggaGAACAATGTGACGGCAGAGAACTGCCAATTCGTTGGCCCCTATCGCCTCGAAAAAACCCTCGGCAAGGGTCAAACGG GACTTGTCAAGCTGGGCGTGCACTGTGTGATTGGCAAGAAGGTGGCTATTAAAATAATCAATCGCGAGAAACTCAGCGAATCGGTGCTAATGAAG GTTGAACGTGAAATTGCCATCATGAAACTAATCGATCATCCGCACGTGCTCGGTCTGAGCGATGTGTATGagaataagaaatatttgtatctaATATTGGAGCACGTATCTGGCGGAGAACTCTTCGATTATCTGGTTAAAAAGGGACGCCTCACGCCCAAGGAGGCGCGCAAATTCTTCAGGCAAATCATCTCAGCGTTGGATTTCTGTCATTCACACTCCATATG TCATCGTGACTTGAAGCCCGAGAACTTGCTGCTGGACGAGAAGAATAATATCAAGATAGCGGACTTTGGCATGGCCTCATTGCAGCCAGCGGGCAGCATGTTGGAGACATCATGCGGTTCACCACATTACGCCTGCCCAGAGGTCATTCGG GGTGAGAAATACGATGGACGGAAGGCGGATGTGTGGTCATGTGGTGTCATACTGTATGCACTGCTGGTGGGTGCGTTGCCCTTCGACGACGACAACTTGCGACAGCTGTTGGAGAAAGTCAAGCGCGGCGTCTTTCACATACCGCATTTTGTGCCGCCCGATTGCCAGAGTCTGTTGCGTGGCATGATTGAAGTGAATCCGGACAGACGTCTAACG TTGGCCGAAATAAATCGCCATCCCTGGGTCACGGCTGGAGGCAAAGGTGAattggagctggagctgccCATGATGGAGGTGGTGCAAACACATGTCATACCCACAGCAAACGCTGTCGATCCCGATGTGCTCAATGCCATTTGCTCGTTGGGCTGCTTCAAGGAGAAGGACAAGCTCATCCAGGAGTTGCTGAGTGCCAG TCACAACACCGAAAAGGTCATTTACTTTCTGCTGCTAGAGCGCAAGCGACGTCGGCCAGCACTTGAGGATGATGAGGAGATTGCACAGAAGTCACGCAGCGAACTGGACGCTGTGGATCCGCCGCGAAAGCGTCTTGACAAGTGCCGCATCAATGGCACCAATGCGCCCAGTTATGGCCAGATCTCCGAGGGTTCACCGCTCACGCCGCGACGACAGGCTTTCAA CTTCCGCTCGTACAGCAGCACACGTAACCACCAGCGACGTTCGCCCACAACGGTGTCGTCCTCGGTGCGCAGCTCCTCATATCACAGCCCGACGCGCTGCAACTCACCGATGAGCTCGGCACAGCAGCAGGCAAACGCCATATCGCGACCATCGTCGCCAGCGGCGGGCACTCGTCACTCCACCTATGGGGATCGTGAGCGTTCGGGTTCGGTGCATCATCCGTCGGTCAGTCGAACGCCATCGCACAGTTCACAGAAGAGCATCGAAGGCGACGTTGTGGTCGTCAGAGAGCCACGTTTGGAGCGTCGCGACTCATCGCGCCAGACGCAGGATCGAAGTGGTGGCGGCTCCATGCGCGATCGGGATCGGGATCGTGATCGTGACCGTAGCGATCGCAGTGATCGTGGCGATTGTGTGGGTCCACCGCCTGGCAGTCCTGGTGGCAATTCGGGCAGCAATTCATCGGCTGCGTCGCCATCGGTGCATCATCGCGCCAACTCAGGTCCGACAATTGCCATTAGTATGTTCCACGATCCAGACTCGAATAGTG TTGTGAATCCTAATGGCTCGCCAATGATGAATAATAGCAATCCTGGCATGCCCGGCTCACCTTGCAACACGCCTGGCGGGCAGCTCTGGAAGACGCGACTCACGAACATCAAGAATAGCTTTTTGGGCAGCCCACGTTTCCATCGCAGAAAAATGCAAG TCTCCGCCGATGAGGTGCATTTAACGCCGGAATCGTCGCCAGAGTTGACCAAACGTTCCTGGTTTGGCAACTTGATAACCACAGAAAAAGACGAAACCTTTACCATATTGGTCAAGGGTAAACCCATTGCCACAGTCAAAGCGCATTTGATACACGCATTTTTATCC atGGCTGAACTATCGCATAGTGTAGTTTCACCCACCTCGTTCCGTGTGGAATACAAACGCAATGGCAATGGACCAGTGATGTTTCAGCGGCATGTCAAATTTCAG GTTGACATTAGCGCCATTTGCAAACAAGGTGATATTGCGGATATGCTATTCGCTCTAACGTTTACACTGCTATCAG GCAACATACGCCGTTTTCGCCGTATTTGCGAGCACATACAGTCGCAGGTGTGTTCGAAGCGTTTTCCGGGTCCCAGCAGTCCACCAACCGTAACCTCAGTTACCCAGGCGGTCTCCGAGAGCTCCTCATGTGGTTCGGTGTCCAGCGAACGTTTGTCCTATAAGCGACAGGTG atTGAAAACGATTTGGAAAATGATTCGATATTCTCATACAAGTCAGGCAATGGACGTCGGGCATCGACGACGAACAACAATAATGCCAATCCCGTTGATATTCCAGGCAGTCCCATTGCAGTGCGTTCAAA CGAGACAGCTGAACATGAACGCAACCGTGAAATGCAGAGTGAGCGACAGGCGACAACGATGTCCGGTAGTGCAATCGCATGA
- the LOC132788372 gene encoding serine/threonine-protein kinase BRSK1 isoform X3, whose translation MQKENNVTAENCQFVGPYRLEKTLGKGQTGLVKLGVHCVIGKKVAIKIINREKLSESVLMKVEREIAIMKLIDHPHVLGLSDVYENKKYLYLILEHVSGGELFDYLVKKGRLTPKEARKFFRQIISALDFCHSHSICHRDLKPENLLLDEKNNIKIADFGMASLQPAGSMLETSCGSPHYACPEVIRGEKYDGRKADVWSCGVILYALLVGALPFDDDNLRQLLEKVKRGVFHIPHFVPPDCQSLLRGMIEVNPDRRLTLAEINRHPWVTAGGKGELELELPMMEVVQTHVIPTANAVDPDVLNAICSLGCFKEKDKLIQELLSASHNTEKVIYFLLLERKRRRPALEDDEEIAQKSRSELDAVDPPRKRLDKCRINGTNAPSYGQISEGSPLTPRRQAFNFRSYSSTRNHQRRSPTTVSSSVRSSSYHSPTRCNSPMSSAQQQANAISRPSSPAAGTRHSTYGDRERSGSVHHPSVSRTPSHSSQKSIEGDVVVVREPRLERRDSSRQTQDRSGGGSMRDRDRDRDRDRSDRSDRGDCVGPPPGSPGGNSGSNSSAASPSVHHRANSGPTIAIIVNPNGSPMMNNSNPGMPGSPCNTPGGQLWKTRLTNIKNSFLGSPRFHRRKMQVSADEVHLTPESSPELTKRSWFGNLITTEKDETFTILVKGKPIATVKAHLIHAFLSMAELSHSVVSPTSFRVEYKRNGNGPVMFQRHVKFQVDISAICKQGDIADMLFALTFTLLSGNIRRFRRICEHIQSQVCSKRFPGPSSPPTVTSVTQAVSESSSCGSVSSERLSYKRQVIENDLENDSIFSYKSGNGRRASTTNNNNANPVDIPGSPIAVRSNSETAEHERNREMQSERQATTMSGSAIA comes from the exons atgcaaaaggaGAACAATGTGACGGCAGAGAACTGCCAATTCGTTGGCCCCTATCGCCTCGAAAAAACCCTCGGCAAGGGTCAAACGG GACTTGTCAAGCTGGGCGTGCACTGTGTGATTGGCAAGAAGGTGGCTATTAAAATAATCAATCGCGAGAAACTCAGCGAATCGGTGCTAATGAAG GTTGAACGTGAAATTGCCATCATGAAACTAATCGATCATCCGCACGTGCTCGGTCTGAGCGATGTGTATGagaataagaaatatttgtatctaATATTGGAGCACGTATCTGGCGGAGAACTCTTCGATTATCTGGTTAAAAAGGGACGCCTCACGCCCAAGGAGGCGCGCAAATTCTTCAGGCAAATCATCTCAGCGTTGGATTTCTGTCATTCACACTCCATATG TCATCGTGACTTGAAGCCCGAGAACTTGCTGCTGGACGAGAAGAATAATATCAAGATAGCGGACTTTGGCATGGCCTCATTGCAGCCAGCGGGCAGCATGTTGGAGACATCATGCGGTTCACCACATTACGCCTGCCCAGAGGTCATTCGG GGTGAGAAATACGATGGACGGAAGGCGGATGTGTGGTCATGTGGTGTCATACTGTATGCACTGCTGGTGGGTGCGTTGCCCTTCGACGACGACAACTTGCGACAGCTGTTGGAGAAAGTCAAGCGCGGCGTCTTTCACATACCGCATTTTGTGCCGCCCGATTGCCAGAGTCTGTTGCGTGGCATGATTGAAGTGAATCCGGACAGACGTCTAACG TTGGCCGAAATAAATCGCCATCCCTGGGTCACGGCTGGAGGCAAAGGTGAattggagctggagctgccCATGATGGAGGTGGTGCAAACACATGTCATACCCACAGCAAACGCTGTCGATCCCGATGTGCTCAATGCCATTTGCTCGTTGGGCTGCTTCAAGGAGAAGGACAAGCTCATCCAGGAGTTGCTGAGTGCCAG TCACAACACCGAAAAGGTCATTTACTTTCTGCTGCTAGAGCGCAAGCGACGTCGGCCAGCACTTGAGGATGATGAGGAGATTGCACAGAAGTCACGCAGCGAACTGGACGCTGTGGATCCGCCGCGAAAGCGTCTTGACAAGTGCCGCATCAATGGCACCAATGCGCCCAGTTATGGCCAGATCTCCGAGGGTTCACCGCTCACGCCGCGACGACAGGCTTTCAA CTTCCGCTCGTACAGCAGCACACGTAACCACCAGCGACGTTCGCCCACAACGGTGTCGTCCTCGGTGCGCAGCTCCTCATATCACAGCCCGACGCGCTGCAACTCACCGATGAGCTCGGCACAGCAGCAGGCAAACGCCATATCGCGACCATCGTCGCCAGCGGCGGGCACTCGTCACTCCACCTATGGGGATCGTGAGCGTTCGGGTTCGGTGCATCATCCGTCGGTCAGTCGAACGCCATCGCACAGTTCACAGAAGAGCATCGAAGGCGACGTTGTGGTCGTCAGAGAGCCACGTTTGGAGCGTCGCGACTCATCGCGCCAGACGCAGGATCGAAGTGGTGGCGGCTCCATGCGCGATCGGGATCGGGATCGTGATCGTGACCGTAGCGATCGCAGTGATCGTGGCGATTGTGTGGGTCCACCGCCTGGCAGTCCTGGTGGCAATTCGGGCAGCAATTCATCGGCTGCGTCGCCATCGGTGCATCATCGCGCCAACTCAGGTCCGACAATTGCCATTA TTGTGAATCCTAATGGCTCGCCAATGATGAATAATAGCAATCCTGGCATGCCCGGCTCACCTTGCAACACGCCTGGCGGGCAGCTCTGGAAGACGCGACTCACGAACATCAAGAATAGCTTTTTGGGCAGCCCACGTTTCCATCGCAGAAAAATGCAAG TCTCCGCCGATGAGGTGCATTTAACGCCGGAATCGTCGCCAGAGTTGACCAAACGTTCCTGGTTTGGCAACTTGATAACCACAGAAAAAGACGAAACCTTTACCATATTGGTCAAGGGTAAACCCATTGCCACAGTCAAAGCGCATTTGATACACGCATTTTTATCC atGGCTGAACTATCGCATAGTGTAGTTTCACCCACCTCGTTCCGTGTGGAATACAAACGCAATGGCAATGGACCAGTGATGTTTCAGCGGCATGTCAAATTTCAG GTTGACATTAGCGCCATTTGCAAACAAGGTGATATTGCGGATATGCTATTCGCTCTAACGTTTACACTGCTATCAG GCAACATACGCCGTTTTCGCCGTATTTGCGAGCACATACAGTCGCAGGTGTGTTCGAAGCGTTTTCCGGGTCCCAGCAGTCCACCAACCGTAACCTCAGTTACCCAGGCGGTCTCCGAGAGCTCCTCATGTGGTTCGGTGTCCAGCGAACGTTTGTCCTATAAGCGACAGGTG atTGAAAACGATTTGGAAAATGATTCGATATTCTCATACAAGTCAGGCAATGGACGTCGGGCATCGACGACGAACAACAATAATGCCAATCCCGTTGATATTCCAGGCAGTCCCATTGCAGTGCGTTCAAA CAGCGAGACAGCTGAACATGAACGCAACCGTGAAATGCAGAGTGAGCGACAGGCGACAACGATGTCCGGTAGTGCAATCGCATGA
- the LOC132788372 gene encoding serine/threonine-protein kinase BRSK1 isoform X1, giving the protein MQKENNVTAENCQFVGPYRLEKTLGKGQTGLVKLGVHCVIGKKVAIKIINREKLSESVLMKVEREIAIMKLIDHPHVLGLSDVYENKKYLYLILEHVSGGELFDYLVKKGRLTPKEARKFFRQIISALDFCHSHSICHRDLKPENLLLDEKNNIKIADFGMASLQPAGSMLETSCGSPHYACPEVIRGEKYDGRKADVWSCGVILYALLVGALPFDDDNLRQLLEKVKRGVFHIPHFVPPDCQSLLRGMIEVNPDRRLTLAEINRHPWVTAGGKGELELELPMMEVVQTHVIPTANAVDPDVLNAICSLGCFKEKDKLIQELLSASHNTEKVIYFLLLERKRRRPALEDDEEIAQKSRSELDAVDPPRKRLDKCRINGTNAPSYGQISEGSPLTPRRQAFNFRSYSSTRNHQRRSPTTVSSSVRSSSYHSPTRCNSPMSSAQQQANAISRPSSPAAGTRHSTYGDRERSGSVHHPSVSRTPSHSSQKSIEGDVVVVREPRLERRDSSRQTQDRSGGGSMRDRDRDRDRDRSDRSDRGDCVGPPPGSPGGNSGSNSSAASPSVHHRANSGPTIAISMFHDPDSNSVVNPNGSPMMNNSNPGMPGSPCNTPGGQLWKTRLTNIKNSFLGSPRFHRRKMQVSADEVHLTPESSPELTKRSWFGNLITTEKDETFTILVKGKPIATVKAHLIHAFLSMAELSHSVVSPTSFRVEYKRNGNGPVMFQRHVKFQVDISAICKQGDIADMLFALTFTLLSGNIRRFRRICEHIQSQVCSKRFPGPSSPPTVTSVTQAVSESSSCGSVSSERLSYKRQVIENDLENDSIFSYKSGNGRRASTTNNNNANPVDIPGSPIAVRSNSETAEHERNREMQSERQATTMSGSAIA; this is encoded by the exons atgcaaaaggaGAACAATGTGACGGCAGAGAACTGCCAATTCGTTGGCCCCTATCGCCTCGAAAAAACCCTCGGCAAGGGTCAAACGG GACTTGTCAAGCTGGGCGTGCACTGTGTGATTGGCAAGAAGGTGGCTATTAAAATAATCAATCGCGAGAAACTCAGCGAATCGGTGCTAATGAAG GTTGAACGTGAAATTGCCATCATGAAACTAATCGATCATCCGCACGTGCTCGGTCTGAGCGATGTGTATGagaataagaaatatttgtatctaATATTGGAGCACGTATCTGGCGGAGAACTCTTCGATTATCTGGTTAAAAAGGGACGCCTCACGCCCAAGGAGGCGCGCAAATTCTTCAGGCAAATCATCTCAGCGTTGGATTTCTGTCATTCACACTCCATATG TCATCGTGACTTGAAGCCCGAGAACTTGCTGCTGGACGAGAAGAATAATATCAAGATAGCGGACTTTGGCATGGCCTCATTGCAGCCAGCGGGCAGCATGTTGGAGACATCATGCGGTTCACCACATTACGCCTGCCCAGAGGTCATTCGG GGTGAGAAATACGATGGACGGAAGGCGGATGTGTGGTCATGTGGTGTCATACTGTATGCACTGCTGGTGGGTGCGTTGCCCTTCGACGACGACAACTTGCGACAGCTGTTGGAGAAAGTCAAGCGCGGCGTCTTTCACATACCGCATTTTGTGCCGCCCGATTGCCAGAGTCTGTTGCGTGGCATGATTGAAGTGAATCCGGACAGACGTCTAACG TTGGCCGAAATAAATCGCCATCCCTGGGTCACGGCTGGAGGCAAAGGTGAattggagctggagctgccCATGATGGAGGTGGTGCAAACACATGTCATACCCACAGCAAACGCTGTCGATCCCGATGTGCTCAATGCCATTTGCTCGTTGGGCTGCTTCAAGGAGAAGGACAAGCTCATCCAGGAGTTGCTGAGTGCCAG TCACAACACCGAAAAGGTCATTTACTTTCTGCTGCTAGAGCGCAAGCGACGTCGGCCAGCACTTGAGGATGATGAGGAGATTGCACAGAAGTCACGCAGCGAACTGGACGCTGTGGATCCGCCGCGAAAGCGTCTTGACAAGTGCCGCATCAATGGCACCAATGCGCCCAGTTATGGCCAGATCTCCGAGGGTTCACCGCTCACGCCGCGACGACAGGCTTTCAA CTTCCGCTCGTACAGCAGCACACGTAACCACCAGCGACGTTCGCCCACAACGGTGTCGTCCTCGGTGCGCAGCTCCTCATATCACAGCCCGACGCGCTGCAACTCACCGATGAGCTCGGCACAGCAGCAGGCAAACGCCATATCGCGACCATCGTCGCCAGCGGCGGGCACTCGTCACTCCACCTATGGGGATCGTGAGCGTTCGGGTTCGGTGCATCATCCGTCGGTCAGTCGAACGCCATCGCACAGTTCACAGAAGAGCATCGAAGGCGACGTTGTGGTCGTCAGAGAGCCACGTTTGGAGCGTCGCGACTCATCGCGCCAGACGCAGGATCGAAGTGGTGGCGGCTCCATGCGCGATCGGGATCGGGATCGTGATCGTGACCGTAGCGATCGCAGTGATCGTGGCGATTGTGTGGGTCCACCGCCTGGCAGTCCTGGTGGCAATTCGGGCAGCAATTCATCGGCTGCGTCGCCATCGGTGCATCATCGCGCCAACTCAGGTCCGACAATTGCCATTAGTATGTTCCACGATCCAGACTCGAATAGTG TTGTGAATCCTAATGGCTCGCCAATGATGAATAATAGCAATCCTGGCATGCCCGGCTCACCTTGCAACACGCCTGGCGGGCAGCTCTGGAAGACGCGACTCACGAACATCAAGAATAGCTTTTTGGGCAGCCCACGTTTCCATCGCAGAAAAATGCAAG TCTCCGCCGATGAGGTGCATTTAACGCCGGAATCGTCGCCAGAGTTGACCAAACGTTCCTGGTTTGGCAACTTGATAACCACAGAAAAAGACGAAACCTTTACCATATTGGTCAAGGGTAAACCCATTGCCACAGTCAAAGCGCATTTGATACACGCATTTTTATCC atGGCTGAACTATCGCATAGTGTAGTTTCACCCACCTCGTTCCGTGTGGAATACAAACGCAATGGCAATGGACCAGTGATGTTTCAGCGGCATGTCAAATTTCAG GTTGACATTAGCGCCATTTGCAAACAAGGTGATATTGCGGATATGCTATTCGCTCTAACGTTTACACTGCTATCAG GCAACATACGCCGTTTTCGCCGTATTTGCGAGCACATACAGTCGCAGGTGTGTTCGAAGCGTTTTCCGGGTCCCAGCAGTCCACCAACCGTAACCTCAGTTACCCAGGCGGTCTCCGAGAGCTCCTCATGTGGTTCGGTGTCCAGCGAACGTTTGTCCTATAAGCGACAGGTG atTGAAAACGATTTGGAAAATGATTCGATATTCTCATACAAGTCAGGCAATGGACGTCGGGCATCGACGACGAACAACAATAATGCCAATCCCGTTGATATTCCAGGCAGTCCCATTGCAGTGCGTTCAAA CAGCGAGACAGCTGAACATGAACGCAACCGTGAAATGCAGAGTGAGCGACAGGCGACAACGATGTCCGGTAGTGCAATCGCATGA